In Populus alba chromosome 9, ASM523922v2, whole genome shotgun sequence, a genomic segment contains:
- the LOC118045535 gene encoding organellar oligopeptidase A, chloroplastic/mitochondrial isoform X2 has product MAADYQNNNPLLEDFLFPPYDAIQPKHVSPAILSLLDQLESNLVELETRGEPTWPKLVEPLENIKDRLSVVWGIVNHLNAVMDSPELRSAIEEVQPEKVKFELRLDQSKPIYTAFKAIRQSSEWESLNEARKRIVEAQIKEAVLNGVSLEDDKRKRFNEIQQELEKLAQQFEENILDATNKFEKLITDKKDIEGMTATGLAMAAQMAVSKGHENATAENGPWVVTLAGPSYRSIMQHAKNRSLREELYRAYVTRASTGVLDNTEIINHILKLRLEKAKLLGFDNYAEVSMETKMATVDKAEELIEELCNACHSSAIQDMEDLEIFAKGHNAVEANQLRHWDINFWSERLRESRCDINEEELRAFFPLSRVIEGLFSLGKKLFGINIYPADGLAPVWNNDVRFYCVKNLSDVPIAYFYFDPYSRPYGKRGGGWVDLVVGRSRVLSHDATSHRLPVVHIVCNQTPPSADKPSLMTFREVEVLFHEFGHALQHMLTNQDEGLVSGTKGIEWDAVELPSQFMEHWCYQRDTLMSIAKHYKTGESLPEDICSKLLATRTFRAGSELLRQLRFASVDLELHKNYIPGGLESVFDIDQRVSRKTQVMPLQPEDRFLCSFSHIFADTYAAGYYCYQWAEVLAADAFSAFEEAGLNNEKAVKETGIRFRETVLALGGGKSPLQVFIDFRGREPSPEPLRRYYGLKPALAVS; this is encoded by the exons ATGGCAGCTGATTATCAAAACAACAATCCCTTGCTGGAGGACTTCCTCTTTCCTCCTTATGATGCCATCCAGCCCAAGCACGTCTCCCCTGCCATCCTTTCACTCTTGGACCAGCTT GAGAGTAATTTGGTTGAGTTAGAGACTAGAGGAGAACCAACATGGCCAAAATTGGTGGAGCCATTGGAGAACATTAAAGACAGATTATCTGTTGTTTGGGGGATTGTGAACCATCTGAATGCTGTTATGGATTCTCCTGAACTTCGTTCAGCCATCGAAGAAGTCCAG CCAGAGAAGGTAAAGTTCGAGCTTAGATTGGACCAAAGTAAACCTATATACACTGCATTTAAAGCCATTCGACAATCTTCTGAATGGGAGAGCTTGAACGAGGCACGAAAACGCATAGTGGAAG CTCAAATAAAGGAGGCAGTCCTCAATGGTGTTTCTCTTGAGGATGATAAAAGAAAACGTTTCAATGAGATTCAACAG GAGTTGGAGAAGCTAGCACAGCAGTTTGAGGAGAATATTTTAGATGCAAcgaacaaatttgaaaaattaattacagaTAAGAAGGACATCGAAGGAATGACAGCTACTGGGCTTGCAATGGCTGCACAGATGGCAGTGTCCAAG GGTCACGAAAATGCAACTGCTGAAAATGGTCCATGGGTTGTCACATTGGCTGGTCCAAGCTATCGTTCAATCATGCAACATGCAAAGAATCGTTCTTTACGTGAAGAACTATACCGTGCTTATGTCACTCGTGCTTCAACTGGAGTTCTTGACAATACAGAAATCATCAATCACATTTTGAAGCTTAGGTTGGAGAAGGCAAAGCTTCTTGGATTCGATAATTACGCTGAG GTAAGCATGGAAACAAAAATGGCGACAGTTGATAAGGCAGAGGAGCTTATTGAGGAACTTTGCAATGCATGCCACAGTTCTGCAATTCAAG acATGGAAGACCTTGAGATTTTTGCTAAAGGTCATAATGCTGTGGAAGCCAACCAACTTAGACACTGGGACATCAACTTCTGGAGCGAGAGGCTTCGCGAGTCGAGGTGTGACATTAATGAG GAAGAACTACGTGCTTTTTTCCCACTGTCAAGGGTTATAGAAGGTCTTTTCAGCCTTGGAAAGAAGCTCTTTGGTATTAATATTTACCCAGCTGATGGATTAGCTCCG GTTTGGAACAATGATGTCAGATTCTACTGTGTCAAAAACTTGTCAGATGTTCCAATAGCATACTTCTATTTTGATCCATATTCTCGTCCTTATGGGAAACGCGGTGGGGGATGGGTGGATTTGGTTGTTGGTCGCAGTCGTGTACTTTCACATGATGCTACATCACACAGGCTACCGGTTGTACATATTGTGTGTAATCAAACACCACCATCGGCTGACAAGCCAAGTCTCATGACCTTCCGTGAG GTTGAGGTTCTGTTCCATGAGTTCGGACATGCCCTTCAGCATATGCTGACCAATCAAGATGAAGGTCTTGTTTCTGGTACAAAAGGGATAGAATGGGATGCTGTTGAATTACCTTCTCAGTTCATGGAACATTGGTGTTACCAAAG AGATACATTGATGAGCATTGCTAAACACTATAAAACTGGAGAGAGTCTACCTGAAGATATATGTTCGAAGCTCCTTGCAACAAGGACTTTCCGTGCAGGTTCAGAATTGCTTCGTCAG CTACGATTTGCAAGTGTGGATTTGGAGCTCCATAAAAATTACATTCCAGGTGGGCTAGAATCTGTCTTTGATATTGATCAAAGAGTGAGTAGAAAGACACAAGTGATGCCCCTACAACCAGAGGACAGATTCCTCTGTAGTTTCAGTCACATATTTGCAG ATACATATGCAGCTGGTTACTATTGCTACCAG TGGGCAGAGGTATTAGCTGCCGATGCTTTCTCGGCATTTGAGGAGGCTGGCTTGAATAATGAAAAG GCTGTCAAAGAAACTGGTATCAGGTTTCGAGAAACTGTTCTAGCTCTTGGTGGTGGAAAATCACCCCTCCAG GTTTTCATTGACTTCAGGGGACGGGAACCATCACCAGAGCCACTGCGTAGGTATTATGGCCTAAAACCAGCCCTTGCTGTTTCCTGA
- the LOC118045535 gene encoding probable cytosolic oligopeptidase A isoform X1 — MAADYQNNNPLLEDFLFPPYDAIQPKHVSPAILSLLDQLESNLVELETRGEPTWPKLVEPLENIKDRLSVVWGIVNHLNAVMDSPELRSAIEEVQVKRKKKVFLQPEKVKFELRLDQSKPIYTAFKAIRQSSEWESLNEARKRIVEAQIKEAVLNGVSLEDDKRKRFNEIQQELEKLAQQFEENILDATNKFEKLITDKKDIEGMTATGLAMAAQMAVSKGHENATAENGPWVVTLAGPSYRSIMQHAKNRSLREELYRAYVTRASTGVLDNTEIINHILKLRLEKAKLLGFDNYAEVSMETKMATVDKAEELIEELCNACHSSAIQDMEDLEIFAKGHNAVEANQLRHWDINFWSERLRESRCDINEEELRAFFPLSRVIEGLFSLGKKLFGINIYPADGLAPVWNNDVRFYCVKNLSDVPIAYFYFDPYSRPYGKRGGGWVDLVVGRSRVLSHDATSHRLPVVHIVCNQTPPSADKPSLMTFREVEVLFHEFGHALQHMLTNQDEGLVSGTKGIEWDAVELPSQFMEHWCYQRDTLMSIAKHYKTGESLPEDICSKLLATRTFRAGSELLRQLRFASVDLELHKNYIPGGLESVFDIDQRVSRKTQVMPLQPEDRFLCSFSHIFADTYAAGYYCYQWAEVLAADAFSAFEEAGLNNEKAVKETGIRFRETVLALGGGKSPLQVFIDFRGREPSPEPLRRYYGLKPALAVS, encoded by the exons ATGGCAGCTGATTATCAAAACAACAATCCCTTGCTGGAGGACTTCCTCTTTCCTCCTTATGATGCCATCCAGCCCAAGCACGTCTCCCCTGCCATCCTTTCACTCTTGGACCAGCTT GAGAGTAATTTGGTTGAGTTAGAGACTAGAGGAGAACCAACATGGCCAAAATTGGTGGAGCCATTGGAGAACATTAAAGACAGATTATCTGTTGTTTGGGGGATTGTGAACCATCTGAATGCTGTTATGGATTCTCCTGAACTTCGTTCAGCCATCGAAGAAGTCCAG gttaaaagaaaaaaaaaagttttcttgcAGCCAGAGAAGGTAAAGTTCGAGCTTAGATTGGACCAAAGTAAACCTATATACACTGCATTTAAAGCCATTCGACAATCTTCTGAATGGGAGAGCTTGAACGAGGCACGAAAACGCATAGTGGAAG CTCAAATAAAGGAGGCAGTCCTCAATGGTGTTTCTCTTGAGGATGATAAAAGAAAACGTTTCAATGAGATTCAACAG GAGTTGGAGAAGCTAGCACAGCAGTTTGAGGAGAATATTTTAGATGCAAcgaacaaatttgaaaaattaattacagaTAAGAAGGACATCGAAGGAATGACAGCTACTGGGCTTGCAATGGCTGCACAGATGGCAGTGTCCAAG GGTCACGAAAATGCAACTGCTGAAAATGGTCCATGGGTTGTCACATTGGCTGGTCCAAGCTATCGTTCAATCATGCAACATGCAAAGAATCGTTCTTTACGTGAAGAACTATACCGTGCTTATGTCACTCGTGCTTCAACTGGAGTTCTTGACAATACAGAAATCATCAATCACATTTTGAAGCTTAGGTTGGAGAAGGCAAAGCTTCTTGGATTCGATAATTACGCTGAG GTAAGCATGGAAACAAAAATGGCGACAGTTGATAAGGCAGAGGAGCTTATTGAGGAACTTTGCAATGCATGCCACAGTTCTGCAATTCAAG acATGGAAGACCTTGAGATTTTTGCTAAAGGTCATAATGCTGTGGAAGCCAACCAACTTAGACACTGGGACATCAACTTCTGGAGCGAGAGGCTTCGCGAGTCGAGGTGTGACATTAATGAG GAAGAACTACGTGCTTTTTTCCCACTGTCAAGGGTTATAGAAGGTCTTTTCAGCCTTGGAAAGAAGCTCTTTGGTATTAATATTTACCCAGCTGATGGATTAGCTCCG GTTTGGAACAATGATGTCAGATTCTACTGTGTCAAAAACTTGTCAGATGTTCCAATAGCATACTTCTATTTTGATCCATATTCTCGTCCTTATGGGAAACGCGGTGGGGGATGGGTGGATTTGGTTGTTGGTCGCAGTCGTGTACTTTCACATGATGCTACATCACACAGGCTACCGGTTGTACATATTGTGTGTAATCAAACACCACCATCGGCTGACAAGCCAAGTCTCATGACCTTCCGTGAG GTTGAGGTTCTGTTCCATGAGTTCGGACATGCCCTTCAGCATATGCTGACCAATCAAGATGAAGGTCTTGTTTCTGGTACAAAAGGGATAGAATGGGATGCTGTTGAATTACCTTCTCAGTTCATGGAACATTGGTGTTACCAAAG AGATACATTGATGAGCATTGCTAAACACTATAAAACTGGAGAGAGTCTACCTGAAGATATATGTTCGAAGCTCCTTGCAACAAGGACTTTCCGTGCAGGTTCAGAATTGCTTCGTCAG CTACGATTTGCAAGTGTGGATTTGGAGCTCCATAAAAATTACATTCCAGGTGGGCTAGAATCTGTCTTTGATATTGATCAAAGAGTGAGTAGAAAGACACAAGTGATGCCCCTACAACCAGAGGACAGATTCCTCTGTAGTTTCAGTCACATATTTGCAG ATACATATGCAGCTGGTTACTATTGCTACCAG TGGGCAGAGGTATTAGCTGCCGATGCTTTCTCGGCATTTGAGGAGGCTGGCTTGAATAATGAAAAG GCTGTCAAAGAAACTGGTATCAGGTTTCGAGAAACTGTTCTAGCTCTTGGTGGTGGAAAATCACCCCTCCAG GTTTTCATTGACTTCAGGGGACGGGAACCATCACCAGAGCCACTGCGTAGGTATTATGGCCTAAAACCAGCCCTTGCTGTTTCCTGA